The following are encoded in a window of Arctopsyche grandis isolate Sample6627 chromosome 2, ASM5162203v2, whole genome shotgun sequence genomic DNA:
- the LOC143922994 gene encoding transient receptor potential cation channel subfamily A member 1-like yields MLSVSNDLSDGNKFGEVCLLTDSPFRILRAAENGNFDEFKEIYIAEPTRLAFCDSKQKTATHYAATKNNVNILLFIHQVSKTEMNKQDSLGNTPLHLAVENDAIEAIRFLLEIPVDTSVLNEKKQAPIHLATELNRVETLRAMSPYRQVIDIQQGGEHGRSALHLAAIYDHEECATILISEFGASPRRPCNNGYYPIHEAAKNASSKTMEVFLQWGESEGCSREEMISFYDSEGNVPLHSAVHGGDKRAVELCLKSGAKISTQQHDLSTPVHLACSQGALNVIKLMFGMQPSEKIACLMSCDIQKMTPLHCAAMFNHPEIVEYLIIEGSSIDPLDKENRSPLLLAATRAGWKTVLTLIRLNANVNLKDMNSRNVLHFVIMNGGPLEDFSDLYHLLNEKDNIGCSPLHYASMEGHVRSLENLIQLGACINLKNNKNESPLHFAAKYGRFNTVRQLLNSEKGAFIINESDGDGMTPLHIASQQGHTKVVQLLLNRGALLHRDHNGRTPLHLAAMNGYTHTVQLLHSVHSHLIDQPDKDKNTALHLATMENKSKSIILLLSMDCKLLYNALDMSAIDYAIYYKHPECALVMLTHEKRASEIMHLRSEKHPCVVLALIACMPNVFEAVQGKCITRANCKKDSKSFYIKYHFDYYQKSPEEIARLRLKLNDPKFRPQPLSVVNAMVSHGRVELLAHPLTQKYLEMKWNSYGKYFHMAAILFYCIFLTFITMFSSSLMATQNIMNDNTTEKCSQTYNETHIKNNSFIKHEIYCDRMEEEITPTPMMYVSAIGILIYNSVSIFREACNIHQQKLQYLLDPGNIVTWLLCICSIIMIFPISAGHFCNTHVSAAAITVFLSWFQLLLLLQHFDHIGIYVVMFLEILQTLIKVLLVFSILIIAFGLAFYILLSRGHHLSFSSIPMSLMRTFAMMLGEIDFVGTYVHPYYMAEEHRWLPYPFPAFLILGIFMVLMPILLMNLLIGLAVGDIESVRRNAQLKRLAMQVLLHTELEGKLPQCILDRVDNNYLIEYPNEAKCKSGILDFVLRKWFYNPFTEEGLDALVEKNDDLLIVELEKQKRRMKNMTRVLDQQHKLIRLIVQKMEIKTEADDVDEGSMAENSMGKSN; encoded by the exons ATGCTATCCGTCAGTAATGACTTAAGCGATGGGAATAAGTTTGGAGAAGTTTGTCTGCTCACTGACAGTCCTTTCAGAATATTAAGA GCAGCGGAAAATGGAAATTTTGATGAATTCAAAGAGATTTACATAGCAGAACCGACACGTCTAGCTTTTTGCGACTCTAAGCAAAAAACTGCCACTCATTACGCAGCAACCAAAAACAACGTCAACATTCTTTTATTCATACATCAAGTTAGCAAAACAG AAATGAACAAGCAAGATAGCCTAGGCAACACACCTTTGCATCTGGCGGTCGAGAATGATGCGATCGAAGCCATACGGTTCCTGCTCGAAAT TCCTGTAGATACGAGCGTTCTGAATGAGAAGAAACAAGCACCAATCCATCTCGCTACAGAGCTAAATCGTGTGGAAACCCTGCGCGCCATGAGCCCCTATCGTCAGGTCATAGATATCCAACAAGGTGGTGAACACGGAAGGTCAGCTCTTCATCTTGCTGCAATTTACGATCACGAAGAGTGTGCCACTATTTTA ATATCAGAATTTGGAGCAAGTCCACGACGGCCGTGCAATAATGGCTACTATCCGATCCACGAAGCAGCCAAAAACGCTTCCTCGAAAACCATGGAAGTGTTTCTTCAATGGGGTGAATCCGAAGGTTGCAGCAGGGAGGAAATGATATCTTTCTATGATTCAGAAGGGAATGTCCCTTTGCATTCTGCAGTACACGGAGGAGATAAACGCGCTGTGGAGCTTTGTCTGAAATCTGGAGCCAAAATTTCAACCCAGCAACACGACTTATCCACTCCAGTTCACTTGGCGTGTTCGCAG GGAGCATTAAATGTTATAAAACTGATGTTCGGAATGCAGCCATCGGAAAAAATTGCGTGCTTGATGTCGTGCGATATTCAAAAGATGACACCGCTTCATTGCGCAGCAATGTTTAATCATCCTGAAATCGTTGAATATCTCATAATAGAAGGATCGAGCATAGATCCACTTGACAAAGAAAACAGATCGCCATTGCTTTTGGCTGCCACGAGAGCCGGATGGAAAACTGTTCTAACTCTG ATACGTTTAAATGCTAACGTCAATTTGAAAGACATGAACAGCAGAAATGTGCTACATTTCGTAATCATGAACGGTGGACCACTTGAAGACTTTTCCGATTTATATCAC TTGCTGAATGAAAAAGACAACATCGGATGTTCTCCATTACACTACGCCAGCATGGAAGGACACGTACGCTCCTTGGAGAATCTGATACAGTTGGGTGCTTGTATTAATCTGAAGAACAACAAAAACGAAAGTCCTCTTCATTTTGCTGCCAA GTATGGACGGTTCAACACGGTGCGTCAGTTGTTGAACTCAGAAAAGGGAGCTTTTATCATCAACGAAAGTGACGGAGATGGCATGACTCCGTTGCATATTGCATCGCAACAGGGTCATACGAAGGTGGTGCAATTGCTGCTGAATCGTGGTGCGTTATTGCATCGAGATCACAATGGCCGTACACCGCTGCATTTGGCTGCCATGAATGGATATACGCACACCGTGCAACTATTGCACTCGGTGCATTCGCATCTGATTGATCAGCCGGATAAAGATAAG AATACTGCTTTACATTTGGCCACAATggaaaataaatctaaatctATAATTCTTCTGCTGTCAATGGATTGCAAATTATTATACAACGCTCTTGACATGAGTGCAATCGACTATGCTATTTATTACAAACATCCAGAATGTGCATTGGTCATGTTGACTCACGAGAAAAG GGCATCTGAAATAATGCACTTGAGATCTGAAAAACATCCATGTGTAGTTTTAGCGTTGATTGCATGTATGCCTAACGTATTTGAAGCTGTTCAGGGAAAGTGCATCACAAGAGCAAACTGTAAAAAAGATTCAAAATCGTTTTAT ATAAAGTATCATTTCGATTACTATCAAAAGTCTCCAGAAGAAATTGCTAGATTAAGATTAAAGCTAAATGATCCCAAATTTAGACCTCAACCGTTGAGCGTAGTCAAT gcAATGGTCTCTCATGGACGGGTAGAGCTTCTGGCGCATCCGTTGACTCAAAAATATCTAGAAATGAAATGGAACTCATACGGCAAATACTTTCATATGGCTGCAATATTGTTCTATTGCATATTCCTAACTTTTATAACCATGTTTTCGTCATCACTAATGGCAACGCAAAATATAATGAACGATAACACTACTGAAAAATGCTCCCAAACGTACAACGAAACTCACATAAAAAATAACTCATTTATAAAACACGAGATTTATTGTGACAGAATgg AGGAAGAAATTACACCAACTCCCATGATGTATGTGAGCGCTATCGGCATTCTGATATATAACTCGGTATCGATTTTTAGAGAAGCTTGCAACATCCATCAGCAGAAGTTACAATATCTACTGGATCCTGGAAACATTGTCACCTGGCTTCTGTGCATTTGCTCTATAATAATGATATTTCCGATTAGTGCTGGACACTTTTGCAATACTCAT GTTTCGGCGGCTGCAATAACAGTTTTCTTGAGCTGGTTTCAACTCTTGTTACTCTTGCAACACTTTGATCATATCGGTATATATGTGGTCATGTTTCTAGAGATCTTGCAGACATTGATTAAAGTGCTTTTGGTGTTTTCTATATTGATCATCGCATTTGGACTAGCCTTTTACATTCTGCTATCAAGg GGTCATCATCTGTCATTTTCGTCCATTCCAATGTCTCTAATGAGAACCTTTGCAATGATGCTCGGAGAAATAGATTTCGTCGGAACGTATGTTCATCCATATTACATGGCAGAAGAGCACCGTTGGTTACCATATCCTTTCCCAGCGTTCTTGATACTAGGTATTTTCATGGTGTTGATGCCCATCCTGTTGATGAATTTGCTCATCGGTTTGGCCGTCGGCGACATAGAGAGCGTCCGTCGCAATGCTCAACTGAAGAGATTGGCAATGCAG gtaCTTCTGCATACTGAGTTGGAGGGAAAATTACCACAATGCATTTTGGACAGAGtcgataataattatttgattgaatatccCAATGAAGCCAAATGCAAATCTGGAATTTTAGACTTCGTATTGCGGAAGTGGTTTTATAATCCGTTCACAGAAGAAG GTTTGGATGCACTGGTTGAAAAGAATGAtgatttgttgattgttgaacTCGAAAAACAAAAGCGAAGGATGAAAAATATGACTAGGGTTTTGGATCAACAGCACAAATTGATTCGTTTAATCGTTCAG aaaatggAAATCAAAACGGAGGCTGACGACGTGGACGAAGGCAGTATGGCAGAAAACTCAATGGGAAAATCAAATTAA
- the LOC143922307 gene encoding uncharacterized protein LOC143922307, with protein sequence MQKGARKVRRENSRDARNKAEKQRRDRLNKSINELATLLPLVAESSKKIDKTGILRLTAHNLRQEHVFGNTTISPMDPSALAAEAIVELLGGFLITVTWKGLIVVVTSNIEKHLGHCKIDLLGYNIINLIHNEDVEMLKYQLMPKTIPMGPNNQLLLPLKLINNPEKLMKDERRSFYARMARATQRSESPKFELCHFEGALRIADKATTISACHVRRNRPKGEDTVIPNSNDVVFIGMVRVMRPACLSERLAEAAKLEYRTRHLIDGRIVQCDQRISMVAGYMTNEIIGVSAFTFMHKDDVRWVIITLRQMYDCNRHYGESCYRLINRTGNFIHLKTKGYLEINQRNNVVESFVCLNTLVSEDEGMALINQMKKRYSVIVDPESKEYLAMSSSVPCVEDPEELEQAIMHLISDLPSPSSIRSFSPDPYCPGTLLSIIPPNPAAVKTAIAKSISVINQSMKSKSVAFKKAQTAPVQYTPSSETYQKTTVIKSRQDYVDPTKFETLFPIVDNLELFPTPEFSIKTVSSVDSNLFVPSPDLSSMTSNILQYPTTKSEMFQSPIIPDNLDILNTLTEGIIQAPPANETFIPIEPSIAIDTLADCENLFYGNNLTTDGIFNECDNLFYDDLMANQEIILNPESILNPEIILNAETILNPEAVLNPETGLNCETIMSSEVVLTPEIILNTDPILNSLDIFHPDENYLETDSFVNYLSGIKRSSQDLGETSASKRKIPSTVSSSDLIPNLETIFDNNDVLDPNNQQCPLNDQNIPGQSFDKYINQLTDPNSDLCEVVPRSLAALESSMIEMDDNVLNLNTQNEYYEDDQQQNLSDIIMEHEEQKQVLESIQLDYENTVTDSSDTTELNFTPTQNLD encoded by the exons AGAAAATTCTCGGGATGCCAGAAACAAAGCGGAGAAGCAACGACGTGACCGTCTGAACAAATCCATTAACGAATTGGCAACATTGCTTCCGTTAGTTGCAGAATCGTCGAAGAAGATCGACAAGACTGGTATCTTGAGGTTGACAGCCCACAACCTACGCCAAGAACACG tGTTTGGAAACACTACGATTAGCCCGATGGATCCGTCAGCTTTAGCTGCCGAGGCAATCGTTGAATTATTGGGTGGCTTTCTAATCACAGTCACTTGGAAAGGGCTCATAGTTGTGGTTACATCCAACATTGAAAAGCATCTTGGACACTGCAag ATTGATCTCTTGGGATATAACATCATTAACTTAATCCACAATGAAGATGTTGAAATGTTAAAGTATCAACTGATGCCAAAGACCATTCCGATGGGTCCTAATAATCAACTTCTTCTTCCTCTAAAGTTAATTAACAATcctgaaaaattaatgaaagatGAACGACGTAGTTTTTATGCGAG gaTGGCCCGTGCCACTCAACGTTCGGAAAGCCCGAAATTCGAACTTTGCCACTTCGAAGGCGCTCTGCGTATTGCAGATAAAGCCACTACCATCTCTGCTTGCCATGTTCGTAGAAATAGACCAAAAGGAGAAGACACCGTGATACCCAACAGCAATGATGTG GTATTCATTGGTATGGTTCGCGTCATGAGACCCGCCTGCTTGAGTGAGCGCCTCGCCGAGGCTGCGAAGCTTGAATATCGCACTCGTCATCTGATCGACGGTCGCATCGTCCAATGCGATCAGCGAATTTCGATGGTCGCTGGTTACATGACCAACGAAATAATAGGCGTGTCTGCATTCACTTTTATGCACAAAGATGATGTTAGATGGGTCATCATCACCTTGAGGCAAA TGTATGACTGCAACAGACACTACGGTGAATCTTGCTACCGTTTGATAAATAGAACGGGAAATTTCATTCACTTAAAAACGAAAGGCTACCTGGAAATTAATCAAAGGAATAATGTTGTGGAGAGTTTCGTGTGTCTCAACACTCTTGTCTCCGAAGATGAAGGGATGGCGTtaataaatcaaatgaaaaaaagatATTCTGTCATAGTTGATCCAGAATCCAAGGAATACCTTGCAATG tcgAGCAGCGTACCGTGTGTGGAGGATCCGGAGGAATTGGAGCAAGCCATCATGCATCTCATCAGCGATCTGCCGTCGCCGTCATCAATCCGCTCTTTCAGTCCCGACCCATATTGTCCTGGTACATTGCTTTCCATAATCCCACCGAATCCTGCTGCCGTAAAAACGGCTATTGCCAAGAGCATCTCAGTAATTAATCAGTCGATGAAATCAAAAAGCGTTGCTTTCAAAAAAGCTCAAACTGCACCCGTGCAGTATACACCATCTTCTGAAACTTATCAAAAAACGACCGTGATTAAAAGTCGTCAAGACTATGTTGATCCAACAAAATTTGAAACACTATTTCCTATAGTAGATAACTTGGAATTGTTTCCTACTCCCGAATTTTCGATTAAAACTGTTTCATCGGTAGACTCCAATTTGTTTGTCCCTAGTCCAGATCTAAGTTCGATGACTTCAAATATTCTTCAATACCCGACAACAAAATCCGAAATGTTCCAATCGCCAATCATTCCTGATAATTTGGATATTTTAAATACCTTGACTGAAGGAATCATCCAAGCTCCCCCGGCAAATGAGACTTTCATACCTATCGAACCTTCCATAGCAATCGACACTCTCGCTGATTGCGAGAATCTTTTTTATGGAAATAACTTGACCACTGACGGTATTTTTAATGAGTGTGATAATCTTTTTTACGATGACTTGATGGCCAACCAGGAAATCATATTGAACCCGGAAAGCATTCTAAATCCAGAAATCATTCTAAACGCAGAAACCATTCTGAATCCGGAAGCGGTTCTGAATCCTGAAACCGGCTTAAACTGCGAAACTATTATGAGTTCCGAAGTCGTTTTGACTCCTGAAATCATTTTGAACACTGACCCGATTTTGAACTCACTTGATATTTTCCACCCAGACGAAAATTACCTCGAGACTGATTCTTTTGTTAATTATTTGAGTGGAATCAAAAGAAGTAGTCAAGATTTGGGAGAAACGTCTGCCTCAAAAAGGAAAATTCCTTCAACGGTTTCATCGTCCGATTTAATACCAAATTTGGAAACTATTTTCGATAACAACGATGTGCTAGATCCCAACAACCAACAATGTCCACTGAACGATCAAAACATTCCTGGCCAAAGTTTCGACAAGTACATCAACCAGCTGACCGATCCCAATTCag ACTTGTGCGAAGTGGTTCCTCGATCTCTGGCCGCTTTGGAGTCCAGCATGATCGAGATGGATGATAACGTTCTGAATTTGAACACCCAGAATGAATATTATGAAGACGATCAACAGCAAAACTTATCTGACATAATT aTGGAGCACGAGGAACAAAAACAAGTTTTAGAATCCATACAACTTGACTATGAAAATACTGTAACTGATAGTAGTGACACAACAGAATTAAATTTTACTCCAACTCAAAACCTAGATTAA